CGCCTCGCAGATACTCCTGCTCACGAACGACGCGGACGTGGTGGGCATCGACGAGGCGCAGTTTTTCGATCTCGCCCTGGTTTCGGTCTGCGAGCAACTGGCCGCGCGGGGCACGCGGGTCATCGTCGCGGGGCTCGACCAGGACTACACCGGGCAGCCGTTCGAACCCATGCCCCAGCTGATGGCCGTCGCCGAGTACGTCACGAAGCTGCACGCCGTCTGTGTCGTCTGCGGATCGCCGGCGAACCATTCGCAGCGAATCACCGCCGGATCGAGCCGGCTGCTCCTCGGCGCCGCCGAGGCGTACGAACCGCGCTGCCGGCATTGTTTCCGGCCGGCCGAATCGGGCGAGACCGACGAGGCGGGTCGGCGCGCGCGCGATACGAAGCCGGCCTGAGCCCCAATTTTCTCCTTCTTCGCTTGCAGGTGAGGGATCGCCCCGCTATGTTGCCCACGAACCGGCGACCTGCGGCATCACCTCGTCACGCGGCCAGCAAATACCCATGTCCAGCCAACCTTATCTCGTTGCGGCGCGCAA
The Rhodothermales bacterium genome window above contains:
- a CDS encoding thymidine kinase, with translation MEPIALHRNRETGWIEVICGSMFSGKTEELIRRLRRARFAKQHIEIYKPSFDNRFSKEEVTSHDENSLSSTPVSAASQILLLTNDADVVGIDEAQFFDLALVSVCEQLAARGTRVIVAGLDQDYTGQPFEPMPQLMAVAEYVTKLHAVCVVCGSPANHSQRITAGSSRLLLGAAEAYEPRCRHCFRPAESGETDEAGRRARDTKPA